The Aeromonas veronii genome includes the window TGCTGTTTAGTGAAAAATATAGAAAAATCAAAGATTAAAAAGCCTCTAATGACTCTTTCAATGGCAGGGGGGGCCCATGTCACACTCCTTATGTCGTGGGATCCTGCATAAAGAAAAGGCGCCTGTGGCGCCTTTTGCAAGTTTCGAGTCCTGTAATATCTGGCAGTACAGTCAGATGGCGTTTTTGCCGGTGAGATCAGACAAAGCGCATCGAGAGATCCAGTGCTCTCACATGCTTGGTCAGGGCGCCGACCGAGATGAAATCGACGCCGGTGGCGGCATAGCTGGCCAGGGTCTCCAGAGTGACGTTGCCGGACACCTCCAGTTTGGCGCGGCCCTGGTTCAGGGTCACCGCTGCTTTCATCATGGGGATGTCGAAGTTGTCCAGCATCACGATGTCGGCCAGGGCCGCCAGAGCCAGCTCCAGTTCGGCCAGCGATTCGACCTCCACTTCGACCGGTTTGCCCGGGTTGAGGTGACGCGCCTGGGCGATGGCTTCCTGAATACCCCCGCAGGCCAGGATGTGGTTCTCCTTGATGAGATAGGCATCGAACAGCCCGATGCGATGGTTCTTGCCACCGCCGCAGGTGACGGCATATTTCTGTGCACTGCGCAGGCCCGGCAGCGTCTTGCGGGTATCGAGCAGGCGGCAATCGGTGCCTTCCAGCTCGGCCACATAGCGGGCGGTGAGGGTGGCGACGCCACTCAGGGTCTGCACGAAGTTCAGCGCATTGCGCTCGCCGGTCAGCAGTATCCGGGCGGGGCCATGGAGGCGGAACAGCTCCTGATTGGGGGAGAGCTTCTCGCCATCCTGCACCAGCCACTCCACCCTGACCTCGCCGCCGAGCTGGGCAAATACCTCGTCAACCCAGGGCTGGCCGCAGAAGACACCGGCTTCACGGGTGATGACCCGGGCGGTGGAGAGGCGATCGGTCGGGATCAGCTGGGCCGTGATATCGGCGCTGGCATCCGGTTGATCCAGTGCGGTGAGGGCATCGCCCAAGTCTTCGAGTAGCGCGGCGCGCACGGCGCGGCTGATGTCCTGTTGTAGCATGCCTTATTCCTGCAGGGGTCTGAGAAGCAACTGCCTCTCCTTTTGGCGTAATTCCAGCCGGCCGAGGGCATTCATGCCCACCAGGATCTCTTCCCCGTCGGTGGCCGGATTGATAAAGACGGTCAGATCGTACAAGGTCAGCGGCCCCATCGCCAGGCTTTCGATCCGGCTAGTCTGGACCTGGATCTCACCGGCGGCCGTCTTGACCCGGCTGTGCCCGGTGGGAATGAGGCCGAGGCGCTCGGCCACCTGGCTCGGGATCGTCACCAGGGTGGCACCGGTGTCCAGCAGCAGTTGCACCGGCTGACCGTTGATGGCACCCTCCAGACGATAATGGCCGCTGGCATCGGCCTTGAGCAGCAGGTCTCCGCTGGCGGTCACCGTGGGCTTGGCGCTGGAGTAGAAGTAGAGGGTCAGCAATCCCAGCAGGGAGAGCCAGGCCAGCAGCCAGAGCCGGCGTGCCATCGGGTGCATATAGGATCCGGTATCGCGCGAGTTGATGCCTGAGCCTAACACAATTTCATCCATGGATTCAGAGGCTTGTTTCTCGTTTCAGGCGACGGGAGCGGGTTGCCATGGGATCTCTTTTCTCAGTCAGAATGAGCCGACGATGACGCAGCCCAAAGCCCTTTTCTCTATCGATGCCGACGGTTGGTGCGAGCAGGCCCGTCGGGTGCCCTCACCCCATCACAACGAGCGGGCCAGCCCGGATGACATCTCCCTGCTGGTGGTGCATGGCATCAGCCTACCCCCCGGGCAGTTTGGGGGCCCCTGGATCGACGATCTCTTCCTCGGCCAGCTGGATCCCGATGCTCACCCCTATTTTGCCGATATCCATCAGTTGAAGGTCTCCGCCCACTGCCTGATCCGGCGTGACGGCGAGTTGGTGCAGTATGTGCCGTTTGGTGCGCGTGCCTGGCACGCCGGGGTGTCGAGCTGGGAGGGGAGGGAGGCCTGCAACGATTTTTCCATCGGCATCGAGCTGGAAGGGACGGACGAGGCTCCCTATAGCGATGCCCAGTACGAGGTGCTGGCAGGACTCAGTAGGGCCATATCACGGCACTATCCGTCAATTACCGCTGAACGGATCGTGGGTCATTGCGACATCGCGCCAGGGCGCAAGAGCGATCCCGGTGAGAGTTTCGAATGGGATCGTTACAAGTCACTTCTCAATTTTGAACAGTGATTTGCAACATTAGTTTGTGTTTTTAAAATCAATGGCTTGCCACCAAGGTGAGCCATTTTTCATGCTGTTGGTTAAATGTTATCTGCAAGTCCCCCCGAAAATATTGGTCTGACCATTTTCTTTGAGCTAGGTCATAATTCCTCTTCTTTACCCCTAAAGTGGTGCCTTTAGATCTTGATGCAGATCATATTTCGGGTGGACTTTTCCCAAGCCCTCTGCTAATTTTCGCCCCATTCATAGAATTGGTAATACCAATTTAACAAAGTAGCCTCATGCCCTATATCAAGATTACTCAGCCCAAACTGGCCGACGCCATCGTCGCCGAGCTGGAAAGCATGATTCTGGAAGGCAGTTTGCAGCCGGGGCAAAAATTGCCACCCGAGCGTGAACTCGCCATCCAGTTTCAGGTTTCGCGCCCATCGCTGCGCGAAGCCATCCAGCGTTTGGAAGCGAGAGGGCTCTTGTATCGGCGCCAGGGGGGCGGCACCTATGTGCAGAATGCCTTGAGCAAGGGGATCGCCGATCCCCTGTTCGAGTTGCTCAGCACGCACCCGGAAGCCCAGTACGACCTGCTGGAGTTTCGTCACGCACTGGAAGGCATCTGTGCCTACTATGCTGCGTTGCGGGGAACTGATGCCGATTTCGAACGCATTCGCCTGGCGCAAGCCGCCATCATCGATGCGGGCCAGCAAGGGTCGCTGGTGGCTGAATCAGCTGCCGTTACCCAGTTCTATCTGGCGGTGGCCGAGGCCTCCCACAACGTGGTGCTGCTGCACCTGTTGCGGGCCATGGGCCCCATGCTCGAACAGAACATTTTACGAAATAATGAGATTTTGAATCGCCGTCCGGGAGTGGTCGCCAAGATCCGTCGCCATCGTGCGTCACTGATCGAGGCTATCCTGTCGGGGGCTCCGGAGCGGGCCAGGGCTGCTTGTCATGAGCACCTGGCCTTTATCGAGGACACCTTGTTGGATATGCAGAGGGAAGACAGCCGGATCCAGCGATCCATGCGTCGGATCCGTCAGCAGGAAAACTAATCCCACAAGGCTTTATTGTCGAATGCTTGCGCTCTTCGCCGTGCAATGCCGTGCAATCACAACAAATAGGAACCAGCCATGTCTGATATCCTGAAGAACGATGTGGACCCGATAGAAACGCTGGAGTGGCTTGCCTCTCTGGAATCCCTGCTGCGTGAAGAGGGTCCGCAACGCGCTCAGTTCATCCTTGAACAACTGGCCGAGAAAGCCCGCATCAGCGGTGTGGACGTGGCTGAAAAGGCAAATCGCGACTACATCAACACCATTCCTGCCAGCGACGAACCGGCTTACCCGGGCGACCTGGAGATGGAACGCCGCATCCGCGCCATCATCCGCTGGAATGCCATGATGATCGTGCTGCGTGCCTCCAAGAAAGACCTGGACCTCGGTGGTCACATGTCTTCCTTCGCCTCTTCCGCGACCATCTACGAAGTCTGCTACAACCACTTCTTCCGCGCTCGCAGCGAGAAGGACGGTGGCGATCTGGTCTACTTCCAGGGTCACATCTCCCCGGGCATCTACGCCCGTGCATTTGCCGAAGGTCGTCTGACCGAAGAGCAGCTGGACAACTTCCGTCAGGAAGTGGACGGCAAGGGTATCCCTTCCTATCCGCACCCGAAACTGATGCCGGACTTCTGGCAGTTCCCGACCGTTTCCATGGGTCTGGGCCCCATCGCCGCCATCTATCAGGCTCGCTTCCTGAAGTACCTGACCGACCGTGGCATCAAGGATTGCTCCGAGCAGACCGTTTACGCCTTCCTGGGTGACGGTGAGATGGACGAGCCGGAAGCCAAGGGTGCCCTGACCGTTGCCGTGCGCGAAAAGCTCGACAACCTGGTATTCGTGGTCAACTGCAACCTGCAGCGTCTGGACGGCCCTGTTGTCGGTAACGGCAAGGTCATCAACGAGCTGGAAGGCCTGTTCTCCGGCGCTGGCTGGGATGTCACCAAGGTCATCTGGGGTCGCAAGTGGGATGAGCTGCTGAAGAAAGACACGTCCGGCAAGCTGATCCAGCTGATGAACGAGACCGTGGACGGCGACTATCAGACCATGAAGTCCCGCGATGGCGCTTACGTCCGTGAGCACTTCTTCAACCGTTACCCGGAAACCGCCGCGCTGGTCAAAGACATGACTGACGAGGAGATCTTCGCCCTGAACCGCGGTGGTCACGACCCCCGTAAACTGTTCGCCGCCTTCTCCAAGGCCGCAGCGACCAAGGGCAAGCCGACCGTCATCCTGGCCAAGACCATCAAGGGCTATGGCATGGGCGAAGCGGCCGAAGGCAAGAACATCGCTCACCAGGTCAAGAAGATGGATCTGGGCTCCGTTCGTCACCTGCGTGATCGCTTCAACCTGCCGGTCACCGACGAGCAACTGGAAAAGCTGCCGTACCTGAAGATCGAAGAGGGTACCGAAGAGCACAAGTACCTGCACGCCCGTCGCACCGCCCTGAAGGGCTACGTACCGACCCGTCTGCGCGAGAGCACCACCAAGCTGGACATCCCTGCACTGGACGCTTTCGGCCCGCTGCTGGGTGAACAGGCGCGCGAGATCTCCACCACCATGGCGTTCGTGCGTTCCCTGAACGTGCTGCTCAAAGACAAGTCCATCGGCAAGCGTATCGTTCCGATCCTGGCTGACGAAGCCCGTACCTTCGGGATGGAAGGTCTGTTCCGCCAGATCGGCATCTACAGCCCGCATGGTCAGCAGTACACCCCGCAAGACCGTGACATCGTCTCCTACTACAAGGAAGACAAGCAGGGTCAGGTTCTGCAAGACGGCATCAACGAGCTGGGCGCCATGTCCTCCTGGCTGGCTGCTGCGACCTCTTACAGCACCAACGACTGCCCGATGATCCCGTTCTACATCTACTACTCCATGTTCGGCTTCCAGCGGATCGGCGACATGGCGTGGGCAGCCGGTGACCAGCAAGCCCGTGGCTTCCTGCTGGGCGCGACCTCCGGTCGTACTACCCTGAACGGCGAAGGTCTGCAGCACGAAGATGGTCACAGCCACATCCTGGCCGGTACCATCCCGAACTGCATCTCCTACGATCCGTCCTACGCCTATGAAGTCGCAGTGATCATGCAGGACGGTCTGCGTCGCATGTACGGTGAGAAGCCGGAGAACGTCTTCTACTACATCACCACCCTGAACGAGAACTATGCCATGCCGGCCATGCCGGAAGGCGCCGAGGAAGGCATCCGCAAGGGTATCTACAAGCTGGAAACCGTGGCCGGCAACAAGGCCAAGGTACAGCTGCTGGGTTGTGGCTCCATCCTGGGTCACGTGCGCACCGCCGCCCAGATCCTGGCCACCGAGTACGGCGTGGGTTCCGACGTGTTCAGCGTCACCTCCTTCAACGAACTGGCCCGTGACGGTCAGGACGCGGATCGCTGGAACATGCTGCACCCGACTGCCGAAGCGCGTGTACCTTACATCGCACAGGTGCTGGGCACCGACGCCACCATCGCCGCGACCGACTACATGAAGTCCTTCGCCGATCAGGTGCGTGCCTTCGTACCGACCGAGAACTACCGTGTACTGGGTACCGATGGTTACGGTCGTTCCGACAGCCGTGCCAACCTGCGTCGTCACTTCGAAGTGAACGAGTTCTACGTAGTGGTGGCTGCCCTGACCGAACTGGCCAAGCGTGGCGAGATCGACAAGCAGGTCGTGGCCGACGCGATCAAGAAATACGGCATCGATGCCGACAAGGTTAACCCGCTGCACGCCTAAGAGAACGGAGGAGCCGTCCGGCATTGCGCCGGGCGGCTTCTTGCCAGTTTTGGTGACAGTAGAAGCAATGGCAATTACCCGGTTTGGTAGTGGTTTATAGGCCAAATGGGCCCTTGCATAGGTTAACGCGACAGACGCGTAAGAGGATAAAGCACAATGTCCAAACAGATTATGGTGCCGGATATCGGTGCCGATGAAGTGGAAGTGACCGAAATCATGGTCGCCGTGGGTGACAAGGTCGAACTGGACCAGTCCCTGATCGCCGTGGAAGGTGACAAAGCCTCCATGGAAGTACCGGCCCCTGCCGCCGGTATCGTCAAAGAGATCCTGATCAAGGTGGGCGACAAGGTTGCCACCGGTTCCCAGATCATGATCTTCGAAGCCGAAGGCGCCGCCGCGGCTGCCCCGGCTCCGGCTGCTGCCCCGGTTGCGGCCGCCGCCCCGGCCGCTGCACCCGCTGCCGCTGCCCGCAAAGACGTGCACGTGCCGGACATCGGTGACGACGAAGTGGACGTGACTGAAATCATGGTCGCCGTGGGCGACATGGTCGAAGCCGACCAGTCCATCATCGCCGTGGAAGGTGACAAGGCCTCCATGGAAGTGCCGGCACCGTTCGCGGGCCGCGTGGTCGAGATCAAGGTTGCCGCTGGCGCCAAGGTCTCCACCGGTTCCCTGGTGATGGTATTCGAAGTGGCTGGCGCCGCGCCTGCCGCCGTCGCTGCACCGGTTCAGGCCGCCGCCCCCGTGGCTGCTGCCCCTGCCGTTGCCGCCGCCAAAGAGGTCAACGTACCGGACATCGGTGGTGACGAAGTGGAAGTCACCGAGATCATGGTCGCCGTGGGTGACAAGGTCGAAGCCGACCAGTCCCTGATCGCCGTGGAAGGTGACAAGGCTTCCATGGAAGTGCCTGCGCCGTTCGCCGGTGTGGTCAAAGAGATCAAGGTGAAGGCGGGTGACAAGGTCTCCACCGGTTCCCTGATCATGGTATTCGAAGTGGCTGGCGCCGCTCCTGCTGCTGCCGCGCCGGTTGCCCAGGCTGCCGCTCCTGCACCGGCTGCCGCCGCTCCTGTGGCTGCTGCCCCGGTTGCCCAGGCCGCCGCGCCTGCTGCCGCTTCTGACTTCGTTGCCAACGATGCCTACGTCCACGCCTCTCCGGCCGTGCGCCGTCTGGCCCGTGAGTTCGGCGTCAACCTGGCCAAGGTGAAAGCCTCCGGTCGCAAGGGTCGCATCGTCAAAGAAGACGTGCAGGCCTATGTGAAGGATGCGGTCAAGCGCGCCGAGTCCGCACCGGCTGCAGGTCAAGGCACTGGCAACGGCATGAGCGTTCTGCCGTGGCCGAAGGTGGACTTCAGCAAGTTCGGTCCGGTCGAAGAGCTGGAACTGACCCGGATCCAGAAGATCTCCGGTCCTGCCCTGCATCGCAACTGGGCCATGATCCCGCACGTCACCCAGTTCGACGAAGCCGATACCACCGAGCTGGAAGCGTTCCGCAAAGAGCAGAACATCCTGGCCGAGAAGCAGAAGCTGGACGTGAAGATCACCCCGCTGGTGTTCATCCTGAAGGCTGCCGCCAAGGCCCTGGAAGCGCATCCACGCTTCTGCAGCGCCCTGTCCGAAGACGGCACCAAGCTCATCATGAAGAAGTACATCCACATCGGTGTGGCGGTAGACACTCCGGGGGGCCTGGTGGTGCCGGTGGTTCGCGACGTCAACAAGAAGGGTATCTTCGAGTTGTCCCGCGATCTGGCGGAGATCT containing:
- the nadC gene encoding carboxylating nicotinate-nucleotide diphosphorylase — its product is MLQQDISRAVRAALLEDLGDALTALDQPDASADITAQLIPTDRLSTARVITREAGVFCGQPWVDEVFAQLGGEVRVEWLVQDGEKLSPNQELFRLHGPARILLTGERNALNFVQTLSGVATLTARYVAELEGTDCRLLDTRKTLPGLRSAQKYAVTCGGGKNHRIGLFDAYLIKENHILACGGIQEAIAQARHLNPGKPVEVEVESLAELELALAALADIVMLDNFDIPMMKAAVTLNQGRAKLEVSGNVTLETLASYAATGVDFISVGALTKHVRALDLSMRFV
- a CDS encoding retropepsin-like aspartic protease family protein; translated protein: MHPMARRLWLLAWLSLLGLLTLYFYSSAKPTVTASGDLLLKADASGHYRLEGAINGQPVQLLLDTGATLVTIPSQVAERLGLIPTGHSRVKTAAGEIQVQTSRIESLAMGPLTLYDLTVFINPATDGEEILVGMNALGRLELRQKERQLLLRPLQE
- the ampD gene encoding 1,6-anhydro-N-acetylmuramyl-L-alanine amidase AmpD, which gives rise to MTQPKALFSIDADGWCEQARRVPSPHHNERASPDDISLLVVHGISLPPGQFGGPWIDDLFLGQLDPDAHPYFADIHQLKVSAHCLIRRDGELVQYVPFGARAWHAGVSSWEGREACNDFSIGIELEGTDEAPYSDAQYEVLAGLSRAISRHYPSITAERIVGHCDIAPGRKSDPGESFEWDRYKSLLNFEQ
- the pdhR gene encoding pyruvate dehydrogenase complex transcriptional repressor PdhR, with translation MPYIKITQPKLADAIVAELESMILEGSLQPGQKLPPERELAIQFQVSRPSLREAIQRLEARGLLYRRQGGGTYVQNALSKGIADPLFELLSTHPEAQYDLLEFRHALEGICAYYAALRGTDADFERIRLAQAAIIDAGQQGSLVAESAAVTQFYLAVAEASHNVVLLHLLRAMGPMLEQNILRNNEILNRRPGVVAKIRRHRASLIEAILSGAPERARAACHEHLAFIEDTLLDMQREDSRIQRSMRRIRQQEN
- the aceE gene encoding pyruvate dehydrogenase (acetyl-transferring), homodimeric type; its protein translation is MSDILKNDVDPIETLEWLASLESLLREEGPQRAQFILEQLAEKARISGVDVAEKANRDYINTIPASDEPAYPGDLEMERRIRAIIRWNAMMIVLRASKKDLDLGGHMSSFASSATIYEVCYNHFFRARSEKDGGDLVYFQGHISPGIYARAFAEGRLTEEQLDNFRQEVDGKGIPSYPHPKLMPDFWQFPTVSMGLGPIAAIYQARFLKYLTDRGIKDCSEQTVYAFLGDGEMDEPEAKGALTVAVREKLDNLVFVVNCNLQRLDGPVVGNGKVINELEGLFSGAGWDVTKVIWGRKWDELLKKDTSGKLIQLMNETVDGDYQTMKSRDGAYVREHFFNRYPETAALVKDMTDEEIFALNRGGHDPRKLFAAFSKAAATKGKPTVILAKTIKGYGMGEAAEGKNIAHQVKKMDLGSVRHLRDRFNLPVTDEQLEKLPYLKIEEGTEEHKYLHARRTALKGYVPTRLRESTTKLDIPALDAFGPLLGEQAREISTTMAFVRSLNVLLKDKSIGKRIVPILADEARTFGMEGLFRQIGIYSPHGQQYTPQDRDIVSYYKEDKQGQVLQDGINELGAMSSWLAAATSYSTNDCPMIPFYIYYSMFGFQRIGDMAWAAGDQQARGFLLGATSGRTTLNGEGLQHEDGHSHILAGTIPNCISYDPSYAYEVAVIMQDGLRRMYGEKPENVFYYITTLNENYAMPAMPEGAEEGIRKGIYKLETVAGNKAKVQLLGCGSILGHVRTAAQILATEYGVGSDVFSVTSFNELARDGQDADRWNMLHPTAEARVPYIAQVLGTDATIAATDYMKSFADQVRAFVPTENYRVLGTDGYGRSDSRANLRRHFEVNEFYVVVAALTELAKRGEIDKQVVADAIKKYGIDADKVNPLHA
- the aceF gene encoding pyruvate dehydrogenase complex dihydrolipoyllysine-residue acetyltransferase; translated protein: MSKQIMVPDIGADEVEVTEIMVAVGDKVELDQSLIAVEGDKASMEVPAPAAGIVKEILIKVGDKVATGSQIMIFEAEGAAAAAPAPAAAPVAAAAPAAAPAAAARKDVHVPDIGDDEVDVTEIMVAVGDMVEADQSIIAVEGDKASMEVPAPFAGRVVEIKVAAGAKVSTGSLVMVFEVAGAAPAAVAAPVQAAAPVAAAPAVAAAKEVNVPDIGGDEVEVTEIMVAVGDKVEADQSLIAVEGDKASMEVPAPFAGVVKEIKVKAGDKVSTGSLIMVFEVAGAAPAAAAPVAQAAAPAPAAAAPVAAAPVAQAAAPAAASDFVANDAYVHASPAVRRLAREFGVNLAKVKASGRKGRIVKEDVQAYVKDAVKRAESAPAAGQGTGNGMSVLPWPKVDFSKFGPVEELELTRIQKISGPALHRNWAMIPHVTQFDEADTTELEAFRKEQNILAEKQKLDVKITPLVFILKAAAKALEAHPRFCSALSEDGTKLIMKKYIHIGVAVDTPGGLVVPVVRDVNKKGIFELSRDLAEISKKARAGKLTAADMQGGCFTISSLGGIGGTSFTPIVNAPEVAILGVSKSDFKPKWNGKEFEPRLMLPLALSYDHRVIDGADGARFITTLSGVLSDIRRLVL